In Mycteria americana isolate JAX WOST 10 ecotype Jacksonville Zoo and Gardens chromosome 5, USCA_MyAme_1.0, whole genome shotgun sequence, one DNA window encodes the following:
- the HARBI1 gene encoding putative nuclease HARBI1 yields MAVPIAVLDCDLLLYGRGHRTLDRFKLEDVTDEYLVSTYGFPRQFIYYLVDLLGASLSRPTQRSRAISPEMQILAALGFYTSGSFQTRMGDAIGISQASMSRCVANVTEALVERAAQFIHFPEDEATVQSLKDDFYGLAGMPGVLGVVDCTHVAIKAPNAEDLSYVNRKGLHSLNCLMVCDARGVLLSAETHWPGSLPDCTVLQQAALTSQFETELHKDGWLLGDSSFFLRTWLMTPLHIPETPAEYRYNMAHSATHNVIERTFRTIRSRFRCLDGSKGTLQYSPEKSSHIILACCVLHNISLEHGLDVWSSPATGHMEQPEEEYEQMESMDSEACRIRQELLLTHFS; encoded by the exons ATGGCCGTACCTATTGCAGTTCTTGACTGCGACCTCTTGCTTTATGGCCGTGGACACAGGACTTTGGATCGCTTCAAGCTGGAGGATGTCACGGATGAGTATCTAGTATCCACGTATGGCTTTCCCCGACAGTTCATTTACTACCTGGTGGATCTCCTGGGAGCCAGTCTCTCTCGCCCTACGCAGCGGTCCAGGGCCATCAGTCCAGAGATGCAGATACTTGCTGCACTGGGTTTCTATACCTCCGGCTCCTTCCAGACTCGCATGGGGGATGCTATTGGCATTAGTCAAGCCTCCATGAGCCGCTGCGTTGCCAATGTAACCGAGGCATTGGTGGAAAGAGCTGCACAGTTTATTCACTTTCCTGAGGATGAAGCTACCGTTCAGAGCCTGAAGGATGACTTCTATGGGCTGGCAGGCATGCCGGGAGTGCTGGGGGTGGTTGACTGCACCCATGTGGCAATCAAAGCACCAAATGCTGAGGACCTCTCCTATGTGAACCGAAAGGGTCTCCATTCTCTGAACTGCCTGATGGTGTGTGATGCCAGAGGAGTCCTCCTGAGTGCTGAAACGCACTGGCCAGGCAGCCTGCCCGACTGCACGGTGTTACAGCAGGCAGCCCTTACAAGCCAATTTGAAACTGAGCTACATAAAGATGGCTGGCTACTTG GTGACAGCTCCTTCTTTCTCCGAACATGGTTGATGACCCCTCTGCATATCCCCGAGACACCTGCAGAATATCGTTACAACATGGCACATTCTGCCACTCACAATGTCATTGAGCGGACGTTCAGAACCATTCGGTCGCGTTTCCGCTGCCTGGATGGGTCCAAAGGCACCCTGCAGTATTCTCCAGAGAAATCCAGCCACATCATTCTGGCCTGCTGTGTGCTACATAACATCTCCCTGGAACACGGGCTGGACGTGTGGTCTTCACCAGCTACAGGACACATGGAACAACCTGAAGAAGAGTATGAGCAAATGGAATCAATGGACTCGGAAGCCTGTCGTATTCGTCAGGAGCTTTTACTTACTCATTTTAGCTAA